Proteins found in one Neomonachus schauinslandi chromosome 1, ASM220157v2, whole genome shotgun sequence genomic segment:
- the NCKIPSD gene encoding NCK-interacting protein with SH3 domain isoform X1 has product MYRALYAFRSAEPNALAFAAGETFLVLERSSAHWWLAARARSGETGYVPPAYLRRLQGLEQDVLQAIDRAIEAVHNAAMRDGGKYSLEQRGVLQKLIHHRKETLSRRGPSAPSPAAMTASASDHHLDAAAARQPNGMCRAGFERQHSLPSSEYLGADGGLYQAGTPAGSLSSQIPPQPRRAAPDTPPPPVKRRDREALMAPGSGGRNTTPSGASSVSSGSSVSSTSLDTLCTGSSSSELGPSCSPTPPPVPRRGIHTTVSQAQPPPSKVPAPEPPPEEVAVDTTSASDELEALGALSLGTTEEKVVAETAVPRTIGAELMELVRRNTGLSHELCRVAIGVVVGHIQASVPASSPVMEQVLLSLVEGKDLSTALPSGQVCHDQQRLEVIFADLARRKDDAQQRSWALYEDEGVIRCYLEELLHILTDADPEVCKKMCKRNEFESVLALVAYYQMEHRASLRLLLLRCFGAMCSLDALVISTLVSSVLPVELARDMQTDTQDHQKLCYSALILAMVFSMGEAVPYAHYEHLGTPFAQFLLSIVEDGLPLDTTEQLPDLCMNLLLALNLHLPAPDQNVVMSALSKHSNVKIFSEKLLLLLNRGDDPVRIFKHEPQPPHSILKFLQDVFASPATAAIFYHTDMMALIDITVRHIADLSPGDKLRVEYLSLMRAVIRSTPYLQHRHRLPDLQATLRRILNEEEASPQGQMDRMIVREMCKEFPVLGEDPS; this is encoded by the exons atGTATCGTGCGCTCTACGCGTTCCGCTCGGCGGAGCCCAACGCGCTGGCGTTCGCCGCGGGCGAGACCTTCCTGGTGCTGGAACGCAGCAGCGCGCACTGGTGGCTGGCAGCGCGGGCGCGCAGTGGCGAGACGGGCTACGTGCCGCCCGCCTACCTGCGCCGCCTGCAG GGCCTGGAGCAGGATGTCCTCCAAGCCATTGACCGGGCCATTGAGGCGGTGCACAATGCAGCCATGCGGGATGGTGGCAAGTACAGCCTGGAGCAGCGCGGGGTCCTTCa GAAGCTGATCCACCATCGGAAAGAGACCCTGTCCCGCAGAGGCCCCTCAGCCCCGAGTCCCGCAGCTATGACCGCGTCCGCCAGTGACCACCATTTGGATGCTGCTGCCGCCAGGCAGCCCAATGGGATGTGTCGAGCTGGGTTTGAGCGGCAGCACAGCCTGCCCAGTTCCGAGTATCTCGGGGCAGATGGAGGCCTCTACCAG GCCGGTACCCCAGCTGGCAGCCTGTCCTCCCAGATCCCACCACAGCCTCGCCGAGCAGCGCCTGACACGCCACCCCCGCCTGTGAAGCGCCGAGACCGGGAGGCCCTGATGGCCCCAGGAAGTG GCGGCCGCAACACCACGCCCTCCGGGGCCAGTTCTGTGTCCAGTGGCTCCTCAGTCAGCAGCACCTCCCTTGACACGCTATGTACCGGCTCTAGCTCGTCTGAGCTGGGCCCCAGCTGCTCACCCACGCCCCCGCCCGTGCCCCGCCGAGGCATCCATACCACTGTGTCCCAAgctcagccccctccctccaAGGTGCCAGCCCCCGAGCCCCCTCCAGAGGAGGTGGCGGTTGATACAACCTCAGCCTCTGATGAGCTGGAGGCCCTGGGTGCACTGAGCCTGGGGACCACAGAGGAGAAGGTGGTGGCTGAGACTGCCGTGCCCAGGACCATCGGGGCAGAGCTGATGGAGCTCGTGCGGAGAAACACTGGCCTGAGCCACGAGCTATGCCGTGTGGCCATTGGCGTCGTGGTGGGTCACATCCAGGCCTCCGTACCGGCCAGCTCGCCTGTCATGGAGCAGGTCCTCCTCTCGCTGGTAGAGGGCAAG GACCTGAGCACCGCCCTGCCCTCAGGGCAGGTCTGCCATGACCAGCAGCGGCTGGAGGTGATCTTTGCAGACCTGGCTCGGCGGAAGGACGATGCCCAGCAGCGCAGCTGGGCCCTGTATGAGGACGAGGGTGTCATCCGCTGCTACCTGGAGGAGCTGCTGCACATTCTG ACCGACGCAGACCCGGAGGTTTGCAAGAAAATGTGCAAGAGAAACGAGTTCGAGTCTGTCCTGGCCTTGGTGGCCTACTACCAAATG GAGCACCGGGCGTCACTGCGGCTGCTGCTGCTCAGGTGCTTCGGCGCCATGTGCAGCCTGGACGCGCTCGTCATCTCCACACTCGTGTCGTCTGTGCTGCCTGTGGAGCTGGCCCGGGACATGCAGACAGACACGCAGG ATCACCAGAAGCTCTGCTACTCAGCCCTCATCCTGGCCATGGTCTTCTCCATGGGGGAGGCAGTGCCCTACGCACACTACG AGCACCTGGGCACGCCCTTCGCCCAGTTCCTGCTGAGCATCGTGGAGGACGGGCTGCCCCTGGACACCACAGAGCAGCTGCCGGATCTGTGCATGAACCTGCTTCTAGCGCTCAACCTGCACCTGCCAG CCCCTGACCAGAACGTCGTCATGAGCGCCCTGAGCAAACACTCCAACGTCAAGATCTTCTCCGAGAAGCTGCTGTTGCTTCTGAACAGAGGGG ACGACCCCGTGCGCATCTTCAAACACGAGCCGCAGCCGCCGCACTCCATCCTCAAGTTCCTGCAGGACGTGTTCGCCAGCCCAGCCACCGCCGCGATCTTCTACCACACAGACATGATGGCGCTCATCGACATCACTGTGCGCCACATCGCGGACCTGTCACCCGGAGACAAG CTGCGCGTGGAGTACCTGTCCCTGATGCGCGCAGTGATCCGCTCCACGCCCTACCTGCAGCACCGCCACCGGCTCCCCGACCTGCAGGCCACCCTGCGGCGCATCCTGAACGAAGAGGAGGCCTCACCGCAGGGCCAGATGGACCGCATGATTGTCCGAGAGATGTGCAAGGAATTCCCCGTGCTGGGCGAGGACCCCAGCTAg
- the NCKIPSD gene encoding NCK-interacting protein with SH3 domain isoform X2 — MYRALYAFRSAEPNALAFAAGETFLVLERSSAHWWLAARARSGETGYVPPAYLRRLQGLEQDVLQAIDRAIEAVHNAAMRDGGKYSLEQRGVLQKLIHHRKETLSRRGPSAPSPAAMTASASDHHLDAAAARQPNGMCRAGFERQHSLPSSEYLGADGGLYQIPPQPRRAAPDTPPPPVKRRDREALMAPGSGGRNTTPSGASSVSSGSSVSSTSLDTLCTGSSSSELGPSCSPTPPPVPRRGIHTTVSQAQPPPSKVPAPEPPPEEVAVDTTSASDELEALGALSLGTTEEKVVAETAVPRTIGAELMELVRRNTGLSHELCRVAIGVVVGHIQASVPASSPVMEQVLLSLVEGKDLSTALPSGQVCHDQQRLEVIFADLARRKDDAQQRSWALYEDEGVIRCYLEELLHILTDADPEVCKKMCKRNEFESVLALVAYYQMEHRASLRLLLLRCFGAMCSLDALVISTLVSSVLPVELARDMQTDTQDHQKLCYSALILAMVFSMGEAVPYAHYEHLGTPFAQFLLSIVEDGLPLDTTEQLPDLCMNLLLALNLHLPAPDQNVVMSALSKHSNVKIFSEKLLLLLNRGDDPVRIFKHEPQPPHSILKFLQDVFASPATAAIFYHTDMMALIDITVRHIADLSPGDKLRVEYLSLMRAVIRSTPYLQHRHRLPDLQATLRRILNEEEASPQGQMDRMIVREMCKEFPVLGEDPS; from the exons atGTATCGTGCGCTCTACGCGTTCCGCTCGGCGGAGCCCAACGCGCTGGCGTTCGCCGCGGGCGAGACCTTCCTGGTGCTGGAACGCAGCAGCGCGCACTGGTGGCTGGCAGCGCGGGCGCGCAGTGGCGAGACGGGCTACGTGCCGCCCGCCTACCTGCGCCGCCTGCAG GGCCTGGAGCAGGATGTCCTCCAAGCCATTGACCGGGCCATTGAGGCGGTGCACAATGCAGCCATGCGGGATGGTGGCAAGTACAGCCTGGAGCAGCGCGGGGTCCTTCa GAAGCTGATCCACCATCGGAAAGAGACCCTGTCCCGCAGAGGCCCCTCAGCCCCGAGTCCCGCAGCTATGACCGCGTCCGCCAGTGACCACCATTTGGATGCTGCTGCCGCCAGGCAGCCCAATGGGATGTGTCGAGCTGGGTTTGAGCGGCAGCACAGCCTGCCCAGTTCCGAGTATCTCGGGGCAGATGGAGGCCTCTACCAG ATCCCACCACAGCCTCGCCGAGCAGCGCCTGACACGCCACCCCCGCCTGTGAAGCGCCGAGACCGGGAGGCCCTGATGGCCCCAGGAAGTG GCGGCCGCAACACCACGCCCTCCGGGGCCAGTTCTGTGTCCAGTGGCTCCTCAGTCAGCAGCACCTCCCTTGACACGCTATGTACCGGCTCTAGCTCGTCTGAGCTGGGCCCCAGCTGCTCACCCACGCCCCCGCCCGTGCCCCGCCGAGGCATCCATACCACTGTGTCCCAAgctcagccccctccctccaAGGTGCCAGCCCCCGAGCCCCCTCCAGAGGAGGTGGCGGTTGATACAACCTCAGCCTCTGATGAGCTGGAGGCCCTGGGTGCACTGAGCCTGGGGACCACAGAGGAGAAGGTGGTGGCTGAGACTGCCGTGCCCAGGACCATCGGGGCAGAGCTGATGGAGCTCGTGCGGAGAAACACTGGCCTGAGCCACGAGCTATGCCGTGTGGCCATTGGCGTCGTGGTGGGTCACATCCAGGCCTCCGTACCGGCCAGCTCGCCTGTCATGGAGCAGGTCCTCCTCTCGCTGGTAGAGGGCAAG GACCTGAGCACCGCCCTGCCCTCAGGGCAGGTCTGCCATGACCAGCAGCGGCTGGAGGTGATCTTTGCAGACCTGGCTCGGCGGAAGGACGATGCCCAGCAGCGCAGCTGGGCCCTGTATGAGGACGAGGGTGTCATCCGCTGCTACCTGGAGGAGCTGCTGCACATTCTG ACCGACGCAGACCCGGAGGTTTGCAAGAAAATGTGCAAGAGAAACGAGTTCGAGTCTGTCCTGGCCTTGGTGGCCTACTACCAAATG GAGCACCGGGCGTCACTGCGGCTGCTGCTGCTCAGGTGCTTCGGCGCCATGTGCAGCCTGGACGCGCTCGTCATCTCCACACTCGTGTCGTCTGTGCTGCCTGTGGAGCTGGCCCGGGACATGCAGACAGACACGCAGG ATCACCAGAAGCTCTGCTACTCAGCCCTCATCCTGGCCATGGTCTTCTCCATGGGGGAGGCAGTGCCCTACGCACACTACG AGCACCTGGGCACGCCCTTCGCCCAGTTCCTGCTGAGCATCGTGGAGGACGGGCTGCCCCTGGACACCACAGAGCAGCTGCCGGATCTGTGCATGAACCTGCTTCTAGCGCTCAACCTGCACCTGCCAG CCCCTGACCAGAACGTCGTCATGAGCGCCCTGAGCAAACACTCCAACGTCAAGATCTTCTCCGAGAAGCTGCTGTTGCTTCTGAACAGAGGGG ACGACCCCGTGCGCATCTTCAAACACGAGCCGCAGCCGCCGCACTCCATCCTCAAGTTCCTGCAGGACGTGTTCGCCAGCCCAGCCACCGCCGCGATCTTCTACCACACAGACATGATGGCGCTCATCGACATCACTGTGCGCCACATCGCGGACCTGTCACCCGGAGACAAG CTGCGCGTGGAGTACCTGTCCCTGATGCGCGCAGTGATCCGCTCCACGCCCTACCTGCAGCACCGCCACCGGCTCCCCGACCTGCAGGCCACCCTGCGGCGCATCCTGAACGAAGAGGAGGCCTCACCGCAGGGCCAGATGGACCGCATGATTGTCCGAGAGATGTGCAAGGAATTCCCCGTGCTGGGCGAGGACCCCAGCTAg